One genomic segment of Balneolaceae bacterium includes these proteins:
- a CDS encoding aminotransferase class V-fold PLP-dependent enzyme: MMGKISENGDFTKKCQSFFQQRYGFKKALLTTSCTDALEMCALLANMNRGNEVIIPSYTFVSTALAFVRTRCKHKICRQPVECAGMDEEEIESLISERTKAIVPVHYAGIACDLDIIMDLANRYNLLVIEDAAQAIESKYKDKPLGSIGHMAAFSFHKQKISMPVKVVCWLLMMNNFLDHSEIISGKKEPIVLPSSVMRLINMDGWM; this comes from the coding sequence ATCATGGGAAAAATTTCGGAAAATGGTGATTTTACAAAGAAGTGTCAATCGTTTTTTCAGCAGAGATACGGTTTTAAGAAAGCGTTACTAACCACATCTTGCACGGATGCCCTTGAAATGTGTGCACTTCTGGCGAATATGAACCGGGGGAATGAGGTGATCATTCCATCCTACACATTTGTTTCAACGGCGCTGGCTTTTGTGAGAACAAGGTGCAAGCATAAAATTTGCAGACAGCCAGTTGAGTGCGCCGGTATGGATGAAGAAGAAATTGAATCACTTATTTCGGAACGAACAAAGGCGATCGTTCCGGTGCATTACGCCGGTATTGCCTGCGATTTGGATATTATTATGGATTTGGCCAACCGTTACAATCTGTTGGTGATTGAAGATGCAGCGCAAGCCATCGAATCGAAGTACAAAGATAAACCACTTGGAAGCATAGGTCACATGGCTGCCTTCTCTTTTCACAAACAAAAAATATCAATGCCGGTGAAGGTGGTTTGTTGGCTATTAATGATGAACAATTTCCTTGATCATTCAGAAATTATATCTGGGAAAAAGGAACCAATCGTGCTGCCTTCTTCCGTGATGAGATTGATAAATATGGATGGGTGGATGTAG